A region of Rubidibacter lacunae KORDI 51-2 DNA encodes the following proteins:
- a CDS encoding alpha/beta fold hydrolase, producing the protein MLHRRSCSFTQSASGCPGNFGSASAWRGGNLPRHPPLYAPDLLGCGESDLPQVAYYPEDWAEQLASFLEQVVERPAVAVVQGASLAIALELVARYPERLCGLVLGGPPAWSLTTQSAAEWQQRLVWNVLASPLGNGFYRWARRREFLRSFSQRQLFGQSEAVDAEWLDELQRGADDPATRHAVFAFLAGFWRRDYGTTIAAIQQPTLVVMGDRASSISRTNVTETPEQRLQAYCKCLPNGRGVVIPGRNVLPYESTAEFVRVTAEFARQLTAGG; encoded by the coding sequence TTGCTGCACCGCCGGTCGTGCTCGTTCACCCAATCGGCGTCGGGCTGTCCCGGCAATTTTGGCAGCGCTTCTGCATGGCGTGGGGGCAATCTGCCGAGACATCCCCCCCTGTACGCACCCGACCTCCTGGGGTGCGGGGAAAGCGACCTGCCTCAAGTTGCCTACTACCCGGAGGACTGGGCCGAGCAGCTGGCGTCGTTTCTCGAGCAAGTGGTGGAGCGCCCCGCCGTCGCAGTCGTGCAAGGGGCATCCCTGGCGATCGCCCTCGAGTTGGTGGCTCGCTATCCCGAGCGCCTTTGCGGTCTTGTTTTGGGCGGTCCGCCGGCGTGGTCGCTAACCACTCAATCGGCCGCCGAGTGGCAACAGCGTCTGGTGTGGAACGTGCTGGCATCGCCACTTGGGAACGGGTTCTATCGCTGGGCCCGCCGCCGCGAGTTTTTGCGCTCGTTTTCCCAACGGCAATTGTTTGGGCAGTCAGAGGCCGTTGATGCCGAGTGGCTGGACGAATTACAACGCGGCGCAGATGACCCGGCAACCCGTCACGCCGTGTTCGCCTTTTTAGCCGGCTTCTGGCGCCGGGATTACGGTACAACGATCGCCGCCATTCAGCAGCCAACGCTTGTGGTCATGGGCGATCGCGCCTCCAGCATCTCCCGGACGAATGTGACAGAAACGCCCGAGCAGCGGCTTCAGGCTTACTGCAAGTGCCTGCCGAACGGGCGCGGCGTTGTCATTCCCGGTCGTAACGTTTTGCCGTACGAAAGTACGGCGGAGTTCGTTCGGGTCACTGCCGAATTCGCTCGCCAATTGACGGCGGGTGGCTGA